A region of Homo sapiens chromosome 17, GRCh38.p14 Primary Assembly DNA encodes the following proteins:
- the MXRA7 gene encoding matrix-remodeling-associated protein 7 isoform 4 (isoform 4 is encoded by transcript variant 7), whose translation MDTERVGDGKQHRRKQSQRLRWPCCLALVPDRHPSQLSSCTLCLLAAASQWESWAHFSKWHTEASTGTHLGKAKAEGLGCTVKNTPQLSICEPSHFGPSFVHSPHLLVDHDHRAGAATGRGQAGPSRASSVSPTFCPPTTSHHPVCAKGTDPVLVLQEEEQDLDGEKGPSSEGPEEEDGEGFSFKYSPGKLRGNQYKKMMTKEELEEEQRTEE comes from the exons ATGGACACTGAGAGAGTTGGGGATGGAAAACAACATAGAAGGAAGCAAAGCCAGAGGCTGCGATGGCCATGCTGCCTGGCCCTGGTCCCAGACAGACACCCCAGCCAGCTTTCCTCTTGCACCCTTTGTCTGCTGGCCGCAGCGTCGCAGTGGGAGTCCTGGGCCCACTTCTCCAAATGGCACACAGAAGCCTCAACAGGCACCCACCTGGGAAAGGCCAAGGCCGAGGGCTTGGGGTGCACAGTCAAGAACACGCCTCAGCTCAGCATTTGTGAGCCGAGTCACTTTGGCCCATCGTTTGTACACAGCCCCCACCTGCTGGTTGACCATGACCACAGGGCAGGCGCTGCCACAGGGCGTGGGCAGGCTGGACCTTCGAGGGCCTCCTCTGTCTCCCCTACCTTCTGCCCCCCCACCACTTCCCATCACCCAGTCTGTGCCAAGGGCACTGACCCTGTCCTTGTCTTGCAGGAAGAGGAGCAGGACTTGGATGGTGAGAAGGGGCCATCATCGGAAGGGCCTGAGGAGGAGGACG GAGAAGGCTTCTCCTTCAAATACAGCCCCGGGAAGCTGAGGGGAAACCAGTACAAGAAGATGATGACCaaagaggagctggaggaggagcagaG AACTGAAGAATAA
- the MXRA7 gene encoding matrix-remodeling-associated protein 7 isoform X1, whose product MENNIEGSKARGCDGHAAWPWSQTDTPASFPLAPFVCWPQRRSGSPGPTSPNGTQKPQQAPTWERPRPRAWGAQSRTRLSSAFEEEQDLDGEKGPSSEGPEEEDGEGFSFKYSPGKLRGNQYKKMMTKEELEEEQRTEE is encoded by the exons ATGGAAAACAACATAGAAGGAAGCAAAGCCAGAGGCTGCGATGGCCATGCTGCCTGGCCCTGGTCCCAGACAGACACCCCAGCCAGCTTTCCTCTTGCACCCTTTGTCTGCTGGCCGCAGCGTCGCAGTGGGAGTCCTGGGCCCACTTCTCCAAATGGCACACAGAAGCCTCAACAGGCACCCACCTGGGAAAGGCCAAGGCCGAGGGCTTGGGGTGCACAGTCAAGAACACGCCTCAGCTCAGCATTT GAAGAGGAGCAGGACTTGGATGGTGAGAAGGGGCCATCATCGGAAGGGCCTGAGGAGGAGGACG GAGAAGGCTTCTCCTTCAAATACAGCCCCGGGAAGCTGAGGGGAAACCAGTACAAGAAGATGATGACCaaagaggagctggaggaggagcagaG AACTGAAGAATAA
- the MXRA7 gene encoding matrix-remodeling-associated protein 7 isoform 5 (isoform 5 is encoded by transcript variant 8) produces the protein MDTERVGDGKQHRRKQSQRLRWPCCLALVPDRHPSQLSSCTLCLLAAASQWESWAHFSKWHTEASTGTHLGKAKAEGLGCTVKNTPQLSICEPSHFGPSFVHSPHLLVDHDHRAGAATGRGQAGPSRASSVSPTFCPPTTSHHPVCAKGTDPVLVLQEEEQDLDGEKGPSSEGPEEEDGEGFSFKYSPGKLRGNQYKKMMTKEELEEEQRVQKEQLAAIFKLMKDNKETFGEMSDGDVQEQLRLYDM, from the exons ATGGACACTGAGAGAGTTGGGGATGGAAAACAACATAGAAGGAAGCAAAGCCAGAGGCTGCGATGGCCATGCTGCCTGGCCCTGGTCCCAGACAGACACCCCAGCCAGCTTTCCTCTTGCACCCTTTGTCTGCTGGCCGCAGCGTCGCAGTGGGAGTCCTGGGCCCACTTCTCCAAATGGCACACAGAAGCCTCAACAGGCACCCACCTGGGAAAGGCCAAGGCCGAGGGCTTGGGGTGCACAGTCAAGAACACGCCTCAGCTCAGCATTTGTGAGCCGAGTCACTTTGGCCCATCGTTTGTACACAGCCCCCACCTGCTGGTTGACCATGACCACAGGGCAGGCGCTGCCACAGGGCGTGGGCAGGCTGGACCTTCGAGGGCCTCCTCTGTCTCCCCTACCTTCTGCCCCCCCACCACTTCCCATCACCCAGTCTGTGCCAAGGGCACTGACCCTGTCCTTGTCTTGCAGGAAGAGGAGCAGGACTTGGATGGTGAGAAGGGGCCATCATCGGAAGGGCCTGAGGAGGAGGACG GAGAAGGCTTCTCCTTCAAATACAGCCCCGGGAAGCTGAGGGGAAACCAGTACAAGAAGATGATGACCaaagaggagctggaggaggagcagaG AGTTCAGAAGGAACAGCTGGCTGCCATCTTCAAGCTCATGAAAGACAACAAGGAGACGTTTGGCGAGATGTCCGACGGCGACGTGCAGGAGCAGCTCCGGCTCTACGACATGTAG
- the MXRA7 gene encoding matrix-remodeling-associated protein 7 isoform 6 (isoform 6 is encoded by transcript variant 9), which yields MDTERVGDGKQHRRKQSQRLRWPCCLALVPDRHPSQLSSCTLCLLAAASQWESWAHFSKWHTEASTGTHLGKAKAEGLGCTVKNTPQLSICEPSHFGPSFVHSPHLLVDHDHRAGAATGRGQAGPSRASSVSPTFCPPTTSHHPVCAKGTDPVLVLQEEEQDLDGEKGPSSEGPEEEDGEGFSFKYSPGKLRGNQYKKMMTKEELEEEQRIELTSDLTSL from the exons ATGGACACTGAGAGAGTTGGGGATGGAAAACAACATAGAAGGAAGCAAAGCCAGAGGCTGCGATGGCCATGCTGCCTGGCCCTGGTCCCAGACAGACACCCCAGCCAGCTTTCCTCTTGCACCCTTTGTCTGCTGGCCGCAGCGTCGCAGTGGGAGTCCTGGGCCCACTTCTCCAAATGGCACACAGAAGCCTCAACAGGCACCCACCTGGGAAAGGCCAAGGCCGAGGGCTTGGGGTGCACAGTCAAGAACACGCCTCAGCTCAGCATTTGTGAGCCGAGTCACTTTGGCCCATCGTTTGTACACAGCCCCCACCTGCTGGTTGACCATGACCACAGGGCAGGCGCTGCCACAGGGCGTGGGCAGGCTGGACCTTCGAGGGCCTCCTCTGTCTCCCCTACCTTCTGCCCCCCCACCACTTCCCATCACCCAGTCTGTGCCAAGGGCACTGACCCTGTCCTTGTCTTGCAGGAAGAGGAGCAGGACTTGGATGGTGAGAAGGGGCCATCATCGGAAGGGCCTGAGGAGGAGGACG GAGAAGGCTTCTCCTTCAAATACAGCCCCGGGAAGCTGAGGGGAAACCAGTACAAGAAGATGATGACCaaagaggagctggaggaggagcagaG GATTGAGCTGACCTCTGACCTCACTTCCCTGTAG
- the MXRA7 gene encoding matrix-remodeling-associated protein 7 isoform 7 (isoform 7 is encoded by transcript variant 10), giving the protein MENNIEGSKARGCDGHAAWPWSQTDTPASFPLAPFVCWPQRRSGSPGPTSPNGTQKPQQAPTWERPRPRAWGAQSRTRLSSAFEEEQDLDGEKGPSSEGPEEEDGEGFSFKYSPGKLRGNQYKKMMTKEELEEEQRVQKEQLAAIFKLMKDNKETFGEMSDGDVQEQLRLYDM; this is encoded by the exons ATGGAAAACAACATAGAAGGAAGCAAAGCCAGAGGCTGCGATGGCCATGCTGCCTGGCCCTGGTCCCAGACAGACACCCCAGCCAGCTTTCCTCTTGCACCCTTTGTCTGCTGGCCGCAGCGTCGCAGTGGGAGTCCTGGGCCCACTTCTCCAAATGGCACACAGAAGCCTCAACAGGCACCCACCTGGGAAAGGCCAAGGCCGAGGGCTTGGGGTGCACAGTCAAGAACACGCCTCAGCTCAGCATTT GAAGAGGAGCAGGACTTGGATGGTGAGAAGGGGCCATCATCGGAAGGGCCTGAGGAGGAGGACG GAGAAGGCTTCTCCTTCAAATACAGCCCCGGGAAGCTGAGGGGAAACCAGTACAAGAAGATGATGACCaaagaggagctggaggaggagcagaG AGTTCAGAAGGAACAGCTGGCTGCCATCTTCAAGCTCATGAAAGACAACAAGGAGACGTTTGGCGAGATGTCCGACGGCGACGTGCAGGAGCAGCTCCGGCTCTACGACATGTAG